A portion of the Vespa velutina chromosome 5, iVesVel2.1, whole genome shotgun sequence genome contains these proteins:
- the LOC124949099 gene encoding ATP synthase-coupling factor 6, mitochondrial isoform X1, whose amino-acid sequence MLKMMNMLRLRLSPNISKICKRNIGIIAPALQKATDPIQKLFIDKIREYTNKSQGGKLVDPTPEIEKERKAELEKLATQFGCSPGTDMTTFPTFTFTDPPIDSGVSKS is encoded by the exons ATGCTGAAAATG atgAACATGTTGAGGTTACGTCTTTCtccaaatatttctaaaatatgcAAACGCAATATAGGAATAATAGCACCTGCTCTCCAAAAGGCTACTGATCCTATACAAAAactttttatagataaaattcGAGAATATACTAATAAGAGCCA GGGTGGAAAATTAGTTGACCCAACTccagaaattgaaaaagaaagaaaagctgaATTAGAAAAACTTGCTACTCAATTTGGTTGTTCTCCTGGCACAGATATGACAACTTTCCCAACATTTACTTTTACTG ATCCACCAATAGATTCAGGAGTATCAAAAAGTTAG
- the LOC124949099 gene encoding ATP synthase-coupling factor 6, mitochondrial isoform X2, producing MNMLRLRLSPNISKICKRNIGIIAPALQKATDPIQKLFIDKIREYTNKSQGGKLVDPTPEIEKERKAELEKLATQFGCSPGTDMTTFPTFTFTDPPIDSGVSKS from the exons atgAACATGTTGAGGTTACGTCTTTCtccaaatatttctaaaatatgcAAACGCAATATAGGAATAATAGCACCTGCTCTCCAAAAGGCTACTGATCCTATACAAAAactttttatagataaaattcGAGAATATACTAATAAGAGCCA GGGTGGAAAATTAGTTGACCCAACTccagaaattgaaaaagaaagaaaagctgaATTAGAAAAACTTGCTACTCAATTTGGTTGTTCTCCTGGCACAGATATGACAACTTTCCCAACATTTACTTTTACTG ATCCACCAATAGATTCAGGAGTATCAAAAAGTTAG
- the LOC124949095 gene encoding pinin isoform X1, producing MRKLESQEPWGADRLEAQLEAARDGLRGLDRSIRKILGRDLPDGENGPIQPPPSRLSQKRPLQEDRRRVVSDFVNNEIPGAKRRWQASNGEPKTVFSRLSARVPSTADDSADEDDTAIKPAVSSRVIATPREIPSRQEVIRRERIDERSRQRNKRMFGALLGTLQKFRLEETKLKAKEDKKAEVEARVEEARRREKEELRRERQQLFLSRKRQLAEVRALEAKLARSRQFQDWRAAQLPLASFIKTRTQPSIYYIPKRKNPQTESLLAQSAKELHEEIERREKALLEELELIETQIGLGKQQQNFDGNTSLTASEEVSQTVEEGEENRDPNPENNVETTKIEDLDVSIKTEKDEDVVENAVEKNDEKQVDQIKKDENNG from the exons atgaGGAAATTAGAGTCGCAAGAACCATGGGGTGCCGATCGTTTAGAAGCTCAATTGGAGGCTGCTCGCGATGGACTGAGAGGTCTCGATCGAagtattcgaaaaattttggGCCGGGACCTACCTGACGGTGAAAACGGACCGATACAACCCCCTCCCAG CAGACTATCCCAAAAGCGACCATTGCAAGAAGATCGTCGACGAGTCGTATCAGATTtcgtaaataatgaaatacctGGAGCAAAAAGGCGTTGGCAAGCATCTAATGGAGAACCAAAAACGGTTTTTAGTCGTTTGAGTGCTCGCGTTCCTTCGACTGCTGATGACAGTGCAGATGAAGATGATACTGCTATTAAG CCTGCTGTGTCATCAAGAGTAATTGCTACACCCAGAGAAATTCCTTCACGTCAAGAAGTTAtcagaagagaaagaatagatgAACGTAGTCGACAAAGGAATAAACGAATGTTTGGTGCGCTTTTGGGTACTTTGCAAAAATTTAGATTAGAAGAGACCAAGTTAAAAGCAAAG gaagataaaaaagcgGAGGTAGAAGCACGGGTAGAAGAAgcacgaagaagagaaaaagaggaattaCGGCGAGAAAgacaacaattatttttatcgcgtAAACGACAATTAGCGGAAGTACGAGCATTAGAAGCAAAGTTGGCGCGAAGTCGACAATTTCAAGATTGGCGTGCTGCGCAATTACCACTTGCTTCGTTTATAAAGACACGTACTCAACCTTCTATATACTACATACCAAAACGAAAAAATCCTCAGACTGAAAGTTTGCTTGCTCAATCTGCGAAAGAACTTCATG aggaaattgaaagaagagaaaaagcttTGCTCGAAGAACTTGAATTGATAGAAACGCAAATAGGCCTTGGAAAACAGCAACAAAACTTTGACGGAAACACATCTTTGACTGCATCGGAAGAGGTATCTCAAACtgtagaagaaggagaagaaaatcgTGATCCAAATCCGGAGAATAATGTAGAAACAACCAAAATAGAAGATTTAGATGTTTCGATTAAGACGGAAAAGGATGAAGATGTTGTTGAAAATGCGGTTGAGAAAAATGATGAGAAACAAGTGGACCAAATCAAAAAGGACGAAAACAATGGCTAG
- the LOC124949095 gene encoding pinin isoform X2 translates to MRKLESQEPWGADRLEAQLEAARDGLRGLDRSIRKILGRDLPDGENGPIQPPPRLSQKRPLQEDRRRVVSDFVNNEIPGAKRRWQASNGEPKTVFSRLSARVPSTADDSADEDDTAIKPAVSSRVIATPREIPSRQEVIRRERIDERSRQRNKRMFGALLGTLQKFRLEETKLKAKEDKKAEVEARVEEARRREKEELRRERQQLFLSRKRQLAEVRALEAKLARSRQFQDWRAAQLPLASFIKTRTQPSIYYIPKRKNPQTESLLAQSAKELHEEIERREKALLEELELIETQIGLGKQQQNFDGNTSLTASEEVSQTVEEGEENRDPNPENNVETTKIEDLDVSIKTEKDEDVVENAVEKNDEKQVDQIKKDENNG, encoded by the exons atgaGGAAATTAGAGTCGCAAGAACCATGGGGTGCCGATCGTTTAGAAGCTCAATTGGAGGCTGCTCGCGATGGACTGAGAGGTCTCGATCGAagtattcgaaaaattttggGCCGGGACCTACCTGACGGTGAAAACGGACCGATACAACCCCCTCCCAG ACTATCCCAAAAGCGACCATTGCAAGAAGATCGTCGACGAGTCGTATCAGATTtcgtaaataatgaaatacctGGAGCAAAAAGGCGTTGGCAAGCATCTAATGGAGAACCAAAAACGGTTTTTAGTCGTTTGAGTGCTCGCGTTCCTTCGACTGCTGATGACAGTGCAGATGAAGATGATACTGCTATTAAG CCTGCTGTGTCATCAAGAGTAATTGCTACACCCAGAGAAATTCCTTCACGTCAAGAAGTTAtcagaagagaaagaatagatgAACGTAGTCGACAAAGGAATAAACGAATGTTTGGTGCGCTTTTGGGTACTTTGCAAAAATTTAGATTAGAAGAGACCAAGTTAAAAGCAAAG gaagataaaaaagcgGAGGTAGAAGCACGGGTAGAAGAAgcacgaagaagagaaaaagaggaattaCGGCGAGAAAgacaacaattatttttatcgcgtAAACGACAATTAGCGGAAGTACGAGCATTAGAAGCAAAGTTGGCGCGAAGTCGACAATTTCAAGATTGGCGTGCTGCGCAATTACCACTTGCTTCGTTTATAAAGACACGTACTCAACCTTCTATATACTACATACCAAAACGAAAAAATCCTCAGACTGAAAGTTTGCTTGCTCAATCTGCGAAAGAACTTCATG aggaaattgaaagaagagaaaaagcttTGCTCGAAGAACTTGAATTGATAGAAACGCAAATAGGCCTTGGAAAACAGCAACAAAACTTTGACGGAAACACATCTTTGACTGCATCGGAAGAGGTATCTCAAACtgtagaagaaggagaagaaaatcgTGATCCAAATCCGGAGAATAATGTAGAAACAACCAAAATAGAAGATTTAGATGTTTCGATTAAGACGGAAAAGGATGAAGATGTTGTTGAAAATGCGGTTGAGAAAAATGATGAGAAACAAGTGGACCAAATCAAAAAGGACGAAAACAATGGCTAG
- the LOC124949091 gene encoding paired box pox-meso protein-like isoform X1 encodes MPCQLLIAGFQSFLSSSVVVERERNTSKSAGEIGTQQQQQHQHQHQHQHHHPHQQQQQQQQQQQQQQQQQQQQYGEVNQLGGVFVNGRPLPNAVRLRIVELAQLGIRPCDISRQLRVSHGCVSKILARYHETGSILPGAIGGSKPRVTTPKVVQYIKQLKLKDPGIFAWEIRDRLLSDGVCDKYNVPSVSSISRILRNKVGATTTMHHHPHHPAHHHHHLYAAAAAAAGAALCPVPYPPAPYHATPSPTHHHHHHHQVGTSTAIKLSTSSSASLIYTSGEIQAIAATTATLTALSTTVTAVTTTTTTTTTATMAVAAAAATTAGILQWPSPHTVQDILSIGVTANGIPSTTYSLPDSPACTNILLNNNNNNHITNNNVSYHDLSHRHHHHHHQQQQQQQQQHSQLHHRQNNDGTTGSNNSNNNNSNNNDDSNNGSSNASCDSVGNNNRETTPSGYQSLPYQAHHHHHHYHHHHQQQQYYASTLYHHHHHHHHHPDSVRPLAAGSPVLSPVLSVQPIMMQLSSSQPASPCN; translated from the exons ATGCCCTGCCAACTCCTTATCGCTGGCTTTCAGTCTTTTTTAAGCTCATCGGTCGTCGTTGAACGAGAACGAAATACGAGTA AAAGCGCTGGCGAGATCGGCActcagcagcaacagcagcatcaGCATCAACATCAgcatcaacatcatcatccgcatcagcagcaacaacaacaacagcagcaacaacagcagcagcaacaacaacagcaacaacaatacGGCGAGGTGAACCAATTGGGTGGAGTGTTTGTGAACGGCAGACCACTACCAAACGCAGTACGTTTGAGAATAGTCGAGTTAGCTCAATTGGGCATCAGACCCTGCGACATTTCACGACAACTCCGAGTCAGCCATGGATGCGTCAGTAAAATACTCGCACGTTACCATGAAACCGGAAGTATATTGCCTGGTGCAATCGGTGGAAGCAAGCCACGTGTCACTACACCTAAAGTCGTACAATATATAAAGCAACTTAAACTTAAGGATCCTGGTATATTCGCTTGGGAGATAAGAGACCGTCTCCTGTCCGACGGTGTCTGCGACAAATACAACGTGCCATCAGTTTCGAGCATATCAAGGATACTACGGAACAAAGTTGGAGCTACCACGACGATGCATCATCATCCGCATCATCCagctcatcatcatcatcatctttatGCAGCCGCAGCGGCTGCCGCTGGTGCAGCACTGTGTCCTGTTCCGTATCCACCAGCACCATATCATGCGACGCCTTCGCCGacccatcatcatcatcatcaccatcaag TTGGAACGTCAACGGCGATCAAGCTGTCCACGTCATCGTCAGCATCCTTGATATACACCAGTGGTGAGATCCAAGCGATAGCAGCAACGACCGCAACACTGACGGCACTATCAACAACAGTAACAGCAGTGACAACAactactacgacgacgacgacagcaACAATGGCGGTCGCGGCAGCTGCAGCAACAACAGCTGGTATTCTTCAGTGGCCGAGTCCTCACACTGTCCaggatattttatcgattggcGTAACTGCGAATGGCATACCAAGTACCACTTACTCCTTGCCTGATTCACCTGCTTGCACAAACATTCTtctcaacaacaacaataacaatcaCATTACCAACAACAATGTTAGTTACCACGATCTTTCCCATcgtcaccatcatcatcatcatcaacagcaacagcaacagcaacagcaacataGTCAATTGCATCATCGGCAGAATAACGACGGTACCACAGGGAGCAATAAcagcaacaataataatagtaataataacgacgacaGCAATAACGGCAGTAGTAATGCCAGTTGCGATAGcgtcggtaataataatagagaaacgACACCGAGTGGGTACCAAAGTCTCCCTTATCAagctcatcatcatcatcatcattatcatcatcatcatcaacaacaGCAGTATTATGCTTCCACGCTctatcaccatcatcaccatcatcatcatcatccagATAGCGTGAGACCGCTCGCGGCCGGCTCGCCTGTTCTCTCGCCGGTTCTTTCGGTCCAACCGATAATGATGCAACTATCGAGTAGTCAACCTGCCAGTCCGTGTAATTAA
- the LOC124949091 gene encoding paired box pox-meso protein-like isoform X2, giving the protein MDPIVLESAGEIGTQQQQQHQHQHQHQHHHPHQQQQQQQQQQQQQQQQQQQQYGEVNQLGGVFVNGRPLPNAVRLRIVELAQLGIRPCDISRQLRVSHGCVSKILARYHETGSILPGAIGGSKPRVTTPKVVQYIKQLKLKDPGIFAWEIRDRLLSDGVCDKYNVPSVSSISRILRNKVGATTTMHHHPHHPAHHHHHLYAAAAAAAGAALCPVPYPPAPYHATPSPTHHHHHHHQVGTSTAIKLSTSSSASLIYTSGEIQAIAATTATLTALSTTVTAVTTTTTTTTTATMAVAAAAATTAGILQWPSPHTVQDILSIGVTANGIPSTTYSLPDSPACTNILLNNNNNNHITNNNVSYHDLSHRHHHHHHQQQQQQQQQHSQLHHRQNNDGTTGSNNSNNNNSNNNDDSNNGSSNASCDSVGNNNRETTPSGYQSLPYQAHHHHHHYHHHHQQQQYYASTLYHHHHHHHHHPDSVRPLAAGSPVLSPVLSVQPIMMQLSSSQPASPCN; this is encoded by the exons ATGGATCCGATCGTCCTAG AAAGCGCTGGCGAGATCGGCActcagcagcaacagcagcatcaGCATCAACATCAgcatcaacatcatcatccgcatcagcagcaacaacaacaacagcagcaacaacagcagcagcaacaacaacagcaacaacaatacGGCGAGGTGAACCAATTGGGTGGAGTGTTTGTGAACGGCAGACCACTACCAAACGCAGTACGTTTGAGAATAGTCGAGTTAGCTCAATTGGGCATCAGACCCTGCGACATTTCACGACAACTCCGAGTCAGCCATGGATGCGTCAGTAAAATACTCGCACGTTACCATGAAACCGGAAGTATATTGCCTGGTGCAATCGGTGGAAGCAAGCCACGTGTCACTACACCTAAAGTCGTACAATATATAAAGCAACTTAAACTTAAGGATCCTGGTATATTCGCTTGGGAGATAAGAGACCGTCTCCTGTCCGACGGTGTCTGCGACAAATACAACGTGCCATCAGTTTCGAGCATATCAAGGATACTACGGAACAAAGTTGGAGCTACCACGACGATGCATCATCATCCGCATCATCCagctcatcatcatcatcatctttatGCAGCCGCAGCGGCTGCCGCTGGTGCAGCACTGTGTCCTGTTCCGTATCCACCAGCACCATATCATGCGACGCCTTCGCCGacccatcatcatcatcatcaccatcaag TTGGAACGTCAACGGCGATCAAGCTGTCCACGTCATCGTCAGCATCCTTGATATACACCAGTGGTGAGATCCAAGCGATAGCAGCAACGACCGCAACACTGACGGCACTATCAACAACAGTAACAGCAGTGACAACAactactacgacgacgacgacagcaACAATGGCGGTCGCGGCAGCTGCAGCAACAACAGCTGGTATTCTTCAGTGGCCGAGTCCTCACACTGTCCaggatattttatcgattggcGTAACTGCGAATGGCATACCAAGTACCACTTACTCCTTGCCTGATTCACCTGCTTGCACAAACATTCTtctcaacaacaacaataacaatcaCATTACCAACAACAATGTTAGTTACCACGATCTTTCCCATcgtcaccatcatcatcatcatcaacagcaacagcaacagcaacagcaacataGTCAATTGCATCATCGGCAGAATAACGACGGTACCACAGGGAGCAATAAcagcaacaataataatagtaataataacgacgacaGCAATAACGGCAGTAGTAATGCCAGTTGCGATAGcgtcggtaataataatagagaaacgACACCGAGTGGGTACCAAAGTCTCCCTTATCAagctcatcatcatcatcatcattatcatcatcatcatcaacaacaGCAGTATTATGCTTCCACGCTctatcaccatcatcaccatcatcatcatcatccagATAGCGTGAGACCGCTCGCGGCCGGCTCGCCTGTTCTCTCGCCGGTTCTTTCGGTCCAACCGATAATGATGCAACTATCGAGTAGTCAACCTGCCAGTCCGTGTAATTAA
- the LOC124949094 gene encoding snRNA-activating protein complex subunit 3 isoform X1 has translation MDLVYGHYNQNASEKINIKEYFEKYSSIMKPFYLSCLATTKDQSILKIMKNDLGNEEMDLLSEYCSEENLTVPGEVPRMKENLPIKNKDLRKVSMITEDINLETIRQLKKRKESKDQYLFKFTSELFIKHGKINKHNENTIDLAVPYEDIFIDIRIYEPFMHSSNQMKSNYKKTKPTLKYVITILGKQTLAELRDKIKCLSDLTIPIETSDNPNQPFQPMAKDVYKSGFFYIEDTFYNDFRDPANIDYSKVIIEWAKAKQLGPFNTDSMEKVTLDSLSVRFGYPWVYQHQGFCEHLIIFSDARLVQPYDELHISAYPRIQRIRPQRANYCFMCGLLPVRWITTDHDRVPHNPCFFCESCFKSYNYIDGKKIGNFKAYRYPCDSNLMREEEEEEEEEEENEKKDIT, from the exons atggatttGGTATATGGTCACTATAATCAGAACGCttcagaaaaaattaatataaaggaatattttgaaaaatattccagTATTATGAAGCCTTTTTATCTTAGTTGTTTGGCTACAACAAAAGATCAAtctattcttaaaataatgaaaaatgatttagGAAATGAGGAAATGGATTTGTTGTCAGAGTACTGCAG CGAAGAAAATTTAACTGTACCTGGAGAGGTTcctagaatgaaagaaaatctaccaataaaaaacaaagatttaCGTAAAGTATCTATGATTACAGAAGATATTAACTTAGAAACTATACGGCAgttgaaaaagaggaaagaatcgAAGgatcaatatctttttaaatttactaGTGAACTATTTATT aaGCATGGAAAGATCAACAAACATAATGAAAACACAATTGACCTTGCTGTACCGtatgaagatatttttattgatattagaatatatGAACCTTTTATGCATTCATCAAATCAAATGAAAAGTAATTACAAAAAGACAAAACCTACCCTGAAATATGTGATAACAATATTAGGAAAACAGACGCTTGCTGAATTgcgtgataaaataaaatgcttATCAGATTTAACAATTCCAATAGAAACCAGTGATAATCCTAATCAACCGTTTCAACCAATGGCAAaa GATGTGTACAAGTCAGGCTTCTTTTATATAGAAGATACATTTTACAATGACTTTAGAGATCCAGCAAATATAGATTATAGTAAAGTAATAATAGAATGGGCAAAGGCAAAACAATTAGGACCATTTAATACTGATTCTATGGAAAAAGTTACATTAGATTCCCTTTCTGTAAGATTTGGCTATCCATGGGTATACCAGCATCAAGGTTTCTGCGAACATCTCATTATATTCAGTGATGCAAG aCTGGTACAACCTTATGACGAATTACATATATCTGCATATCCAAGAATACAAAGGATTAGACCCCAAAGAGCTAATTACTGTTTTATGTGCGGACTTCTGCCTGTTCGATGGATTACAACAGATCATGATAGAGTACCTCATAATCCTTGCTTTTTTTGTGAAAGTTGTTTCAAATCATACAATTACATTGATGGTAAAAAGATTGGAAATTTTAAAGCATACCGCTATCCCTGTGATTCTAATCttatgagagaagaagaagaagaagaggaagaagaagaagaaaacgaaaaaaaagatattacgtaa
- the LOC124949094 gene encoding snRNA-activating protein complex subunit 3 isoform X2, producing MRKWICCQSTAENLTVPGEVPRMKENLPIKNKDLRKVSMITEDINLETIRQLKKRKESKDQYLFKFTSELFIKHGKINKHNENTIDLAVPYEDIFIDIRIYEPFMHSSNQMKSNYKKTKPTLKYVITILGKQTLAELRDKIKCLSDLTIPIETSDNPNQPFQPMAKDVYKSGFFYIEDTFYNDFRDPANIDYSKVIIEWAKAKQLGPFNTDSMEKVTLDSLSVRFGYPWVYQHQGFCEHLIIFSDARLVQPYDELHISAYPRIQRIRPQRANYCFMCGLLPVRWITTDHDRVPHNPCFFCESCFKSYNYIDGKKIGNFKAYRYPCDSNLMREEEEEEEEEEENEKKDIT from the exons ATGAGGAAATGGATTTGTTGTCAGAGTACTGCAG AAAATTTAACTGTACCTGGAGAGGTTcctagaatgaaagaaaatctaccaataaaaaacaaagatttaCGTAAAGTATCTATGATTACAGAAGATATTAACTTAGAAACTATACGGCAgttgaaaaagaggaaagaatcgAAGgatcaatatctttttaaatttactaGTGAACTATTTATT aaGCATGGAAAGATCAACAAACATAATGAAAACACAATTGACCTTGCTGTACCGtatgaagatatttttattgatattagaatatatGAACCTTTTATGCATTCATCAAATCAAATGAAAAGTAATTACAAAAAGACAAAACCTACCCTGAAATATGTGATAACAATATTAGGAAAACAGACGCTTGCTGAATTgcgtgataaaataaaatgcttATCAGATTTAACAATTCCAATAGAAACCAGTGATAATCCTAATCAACCGTTTCAACCAATGGCAAaa GATGTGTACAAGTCAGGCTTCTTTTATATAGAAGATACATTTTACAATGACTTTAGAGATCCAGCAAATATAGATTATAGTAAAGTAATAATAGAATGGGCAAAGGCAAAACAATTAGGACCATTTAATACTGATTCTATGGAAAAAGTTACATTAGATTCCCTTTCTGTAAGATTTGGCTATCCATGGGTATACCAGCATCAAGGTTTCTGCGAACATCTCATTATATTCAGTGATGCAAG aCTGGTACAACCTTATGACGAATTACATATATCTGCATATCCAAGAATACAAAGGATTAGACCCCAAAGAGCTAATTACTGTTTTATGTGCGGACTTCTGCCTGTTCGATGGATTACAACAGATCATGATAGAGTACCTCATAATCCTTGCTTTTTTTGTGAAAGTTGTTTCAAATCATACAATTACATTGATGGTAAAAAGATTGGAAATTTTAAAGCATACCGCTATCCCTGTGATTCTAATCttatgagagaagaagaagaagaagaggaagaagaagaagaaaacgaaaaaaaagatattacgtaa